TTCTCCAACATTTAGATGAACTTGTTCATCAGATGGAGCTGGAAAAGGATGGGGAGGAGCTCAAGAACCAAGTGATTTTAAGTTTGTGTTCTTTGATGTTTTGCATGAGAGGTTTGCTGAGAGAAACCAAGGAGATTGACAAGGCAATGAAAGAACTTGTGCAATGGGAGAATCCCTCTAGCCAAGTAGATATGTGTGACATTTTATGTAAGATTTCCGTATTGGGAAAAAGTGTAAAATGTTAATGAAATTAAAGGATATATAATGGAGATTTCATTCATATACAACGATTATTGCTCTAATTCTTACAAACTTTTTGAAGCCTCTACGAGGGTTATTGATTAATtatgtgttttatttttaattaacagATTCGATAATCTATGACATATGATTAATGCATTGAATTAAATTAGTCGAATTAATCTCTATTTTTTTGATTAATTGCACTCTATATAGTACaaattgataattaaaaaaaatatctttaatctAGAAAACAACAGTACTAAATGCATCacaatatttttgaaaagataaaatcttgtgtaagacggtctcacgggtcgtattttgtgagacagatatcttatttgggtcatccatgaaaaattattactttttgtgctaagagtattactttttatggtgGATATCGATAGAGTTAACTCatatcacatataaagatttgagaaaccgtctcataagagacctagtCATTTGAAAAAAGAACAAATACAAGCGAcatactattttaatttcaagtgCGATGAACCAaacatttatattattattttttaataaaatagagaTTACGAGGTTTTATCACAATCttgtaaatgatttaaaattttaaattgatttattttattgcatatatatatatatatatataatataaatattcaataacataatttcttcttttatattattttggtcgtaattaagttttaaaatttggtacatttttaaatattagtgTTTATATTGAATTAAGATGCATATAGTTGATTGAATATACAAAATTTATGGAAGTtttaccaatttttttaaaatattttgaacatgAAGTTTTACCAACTTCATACAAAACATGTGCAAGTTTGAATTTGTGTTTACCACcattgatttgatagcagcTCATTCAGTTGCCCTAATTTAACAAAAATGGCAGCCCTAATTTACCAAATCTTCTCCTCCTCCGCGCTGCTTTCGCTAGGGCTTTACCACCTCATCTCCGCCACCAAGTACCACCTCAAATCGCCGCGCGACTACGCCGCCAAGCTCTACCATCCTTTCCCCAACTCCAACCAGCAGCATCGCTCTCTCAGGTATTTGCAGCTTCACCTAGTTATCTTCTTCCTATTCATCGTCCTAATCCACCAGCTCCTTGTGTCTTCCGATGCCGATCCCCTTCTCAAAGGCCGGACGCCGGTCCACCGCCTCATTTTCCTGCAGTCCGCCGCCGTGATATTCTGCTTCATCCTCCTCTCCGCCGCGGTCCTCGTCTCTGAAGCCACCTCTCTTCTCCCTCTCCCCACCGATCTCTTCTTCGCGATCGCCGCTGCACTCTTCTTCCTCCAGTATTCCCTCTCCGCATCCGACGCCGCCGTCCAGACTTCAGATCTC
This window of the Primulina tabacum isolate GXHZ01 chromosome 4, ASM2559414v2, whole genome shotgun sequence genome carries:
- the LOC142541795 gene encoding uncharacterized protein LOC142541795, encoding MAALIYQIFSSSALLSLGLYHLISATKYHLKSPRDYAAKLYHPFPNSNQQHRSLRYLQLHLVIFFLFIVLIHQLLVSSDADPLLKGRTPVHRLIFLQSAAVIFCFILLSAAVLVSEATSLLPLPTDLFFAIAAALFFLQYSLSASDAAVQTSDLQAKCDSVAAHVSAFSSALCLVLCCQPRLYAADAALGASFCLQGLWALQTGLSLYVDAFIPEGCHKLLDVVSGVEGSTKCELDDSKLRAVAVLDLMFVLHVLFVLFIFIVTYAAIAKTLGIRSRFGSYEALPAGAAADSNHIQLKTIAGTQA